A segment of the Leptospira wolffii serovar Khorat str. Khorat-H2 genome:
ATTGCCTCTTCCGGCGAAAGAGGCGGTGGATTATATCCGTAAATTGCTCTAATTCCATTTATATCATCGGTACTTGGTATGTAAATAGGTGGGAAGTTTATATAAGGATACATTACTGCAGAAGGATCATTTGAGTGTCCTAATCCGGTCGCATGTCCTAATTCGTGAGTTAGAACTGAACGCAAATAATTTGGATCGGTATACATAGAACTATTTAGCGAGCCATCGGAAAAAACGCCAAAGATAAAAACAGGTGCTGCTATCATACGTCCTCCATTCGTTGTTTGATATGTTACTCCGATCGTTCCATAAGGTAAATACTGTACAATTTTTTTGGTTGGATCAAATCTAATTGGGACTCCGGGGGGATCGCCAGCTCCACCGAATGGATCTAGTGAAGCTGGAGTGACGTAGACGAAGTTAGATTTTCCATTCCAAGCCGCTACTGCTTGTTCAACTATACTATTTGCAGAAGAACCGATATTGGCCCGGAATGAATTATCATAGCCATACGTTGCTTGCCCTAAGGCAACAGAGCCATTTATCGGTCCAACTGGTCCATAAGGGGACCATTTAGCTCCAATTGTTGCATATGCCAATATTACTGACATAGGTAGTAATATTAAAATTAAGGTAATAATATGTATTTTTTTCATAAATCAACCTTACCGTATAAACCTTGAACTGAAATGTATCCTTCCTCGATTTTTTTTATAAAAATTAAAGAATTGTCTCCAGCTCGATAGCGAGCTGCTCCAAATACATCTACATTGATGTCGCCATTGACGCCTCCCAAGCCTTTTACTTGAATTAGGTTGCCTTTTAGACATGGTGATGTTAGTGAAGATTTATAGCATTCACTTATTCGGATTTGAGCATTAGTAAATAGTAATGGAACTCCCAGATAATCTTCATAGTAGCTTTGAGTGCTTTCGGTATTTATTTGTGCTATGATTTCTGATTCTGATATAATTGAATCGTATTTTTCTTTTGGAAATGAACTTAGTTTATCTTCCAGATTGTTCGATAGTGAATAAAAACTATTTAAGGTAAAGCTCGGACGGTGTAAGTAGTTGCCTGATAATAATTCAAATAATTTAAAATTTTCTCCTTTATCGACAAGAATGTTTGTTATTCGTCCTCCATTTAACTCGAAGTTGCCTACTAACTCAATTTTATTATTGATCATGTTTTTAAAATTCAATTCCAGAGTTATTTCTGTAGAATCTTCCGTTATTCCTTTGGCTTTCACTAAATCTAATGTCAATTTATTATAATTTCCCTTCGGAAGTATTGAATATCCAATTGATTGAGCCATCTTTCCATTTAACATTTCACTCAATTTCATTTTCTTTGGTTCAGCAAATTGAATTTTTACATTCTCAGTCGAGCCAACGTACAAAGATAACCCTGAAATTTCATATTCTAAATCAATTAAAGGGATCTCCGGTTCCGATACAAAGTCATTGACGACTTTTGTTTCGGAAGAAATGAAAACATTCTTTCCGATTAGAATTCCGGCAACTTTGGACTTATATCCAACCTTAATATTTGAAAATGGCGAGTAAATACCAGCGTTGATGTAATTTTCTCCAGCTCCAGAAAACCCTTCGTCATCATCAAAAAACCAATCCCTGTGCTTATTCGATTTGTTAATATATATTAAAAAGTCGTTAGGATTATTAGATTGAGCATAAACTTTCGCTTTTCGTCCTACATCGACACTGTCACTAACTAAGATTGCACAAAAAGATTCGCATAGAAGCTTGGCTCCTGAATTTAAAAATATTGATTTGAGAGAATACACCCCTCCTTTTAATATTACCGTAAAATTATTTCTTATAATTAGCGTTCCAAGGGTTCCCTCTTCAATAACAGAAGAATTCGCTGGCGATGTAACATTTTTAGGCGTAGTATTTGCATCGAAAATGAATGGAGGTAATTTTGGGAGAGACGGTACATTTTTTATATAACTGGTTACCTTAGCAAAAGGATATTGAATAAGAACGTTAGCGTAGATCACGCCAAGACTCTCTGCGTAAGGGAATATCGAAACTTTATCAGATCGTAGCTCAAATCCTTGACTTAGTTTTGATTTTGGTAATAAGTTGGTATTACTTAATCTTTTCGAACATCCATTTCGCCCATAAAATCCCCTGCATGTTCCAAGCGAATATAGATTGCTATTTATTTCTGTTTTATCACCGATCGTTAGATTCTTTAGCGATATAATTCCGTTAGATTTATCTATCATATCCGCTGTAGGGGAGTCGACAGTCAGGTCAGTTGCCCCTTCTGAGATATTGGTAAAATTTGAAAGTTTTGAATTCAGCCGCTTTGAATAAAATCCTTCACTTCTAATTTCCGTAACTTCAATCGATTTCTCATCTGGTGTTTCTTTTTGGAATAACCCAATCAAGGTAGAATAAAGCGTCGATTGCGAAGAGGTTGGCTGACAAGTATTCAATGAAATAAGAATAAACAATATTACGGCTTTTTTCATAATTTGCGCAATATTCTTGATACTTTCTTCACAATGCAATGACATTTATATGAAAATTATATCAATGAGACATAACGTATAATGAATTTTAATAAGATTGAGCAGTTCGATGGGATGAATTTTGTTTTTTAAGGTGATTCATTTTCTTGAGGTTGGCGAATTTTATATGTTCTCTTTCCGTAAATCTCCATATTTGTTCCACTTTCTATCCTTCAGCGTCTATCATTTGAAGTCTTTAATAGTTCGAGTTGATAGTCGAATGTAAATGGTTAAAAGAACTTATTTTCAATGTCCGAGTCTTGCTCAAAAGCGGACATTGAAGGGCAATTATTGAATTTATCGTAATAACGTATCCAGATTGCGCCTAATGGTCATTTTTAGGTCGGAGAATTCAATATCTCTAAGTTGAGAAAGTTTTTTAACAGCATCTTCTACTTCCCAGGGCCTATATGGTGTATTTCCTCTATAAATGAACGGACCATCAGTTTCTGTAAGTATTCTATCACTTGGTACTATGCGTGCCAATGAAGTACCACTTTTAGTATTCAGCATCTGACGATTTATGGAGAAGAAGCAATTTAAACGTACTGCCTTTTCTACTTGATTTTTGTTTCCAGTAAACCAATGCAAAATAGTCTTACCCTTTCTATAAGGAAAATATTCTTCAAGCATTTCCAATAATAACTGGCTTGCCTGCAAGCTATGCAGCGAAAGAATTTTATCTCCGCTCTTTGCGCATGTGGTAAGAATTTTTTTAAAGACTACTTTTTGTAACTCAATTGAATAAAGGTGCATCGGTCCTCTATCTAGACCTATTTCCCCAATGAAGCGTGTTTCTTTTTGAAATTCATTCCAAATTTCAATTTCTTGAGATCTTTCTGATATAATTTGCGGATGAAGACCTAATGCAGCTTTAACATACTTTAAATTCTTTGTTAAATCTCGATTCTTAGGCCATGCTCTCGGAGTGGTAGTTACTGTTAAAGTGTGAATTTTTGCTTCTTCAGTTTGTTTTATAAGCAGTTCAAAATCTTTAAACAAATCAAGATGACAGTGGAAATCTACAAATTCACTTTCCATTTGGCAATTTATGAGAAAATATTATAACAAGATTTCAATTTCTTTTAATCCATTTCGATAAACGTCTACTAATGATTTAAAGTCCTCTTCTTTAAAAGAAGGAAGCGGCCCCGGTAAGTGAATTAAATATTTTGCAATTTTTGGATTCTTGTTAGTGACGTTTATTGCATACTGAAAAGATCGTATTTGTTGCATTGTAGTTATATTATTTTCCGAGACCAGTTGTTTTAGATTTTTTTTCCAATATTTGGTTTTATCGATTCCTTTTCCCAAGCCGAAGTTAAGCGAAGCTTTTCGAATAATGCATGGTAGGCAATATCCGCAATGCTGCGTAGTAAACCCGAACCAACGGAGTTTAGTTGGAGCAGCACACGACATGGATTTTACATATGATTTTTTTAGAAAATTAATATTTGAGCATTCTCTAATCATGTTTCCTTTTGTTCTTCTCCAATAAGGATTTTCGAGTAGCCCATTTATTTGAAGTTCTGATAATAATTTATTCCATAAAAAAAGATAATAAGGATGGGTGGTACGAGTACTAAGTGAACCAAGTCTAAGATTGTCTAACGGAACATTTAGAGCAATAAATCCATTTTCAGGAATATTTAGTATAAATCCGTTTGAAAAAGCTGTGCCAGCCAAAACAGCGATTGCTATAAAATGAAAAGAGCGACCTCTTGAGGTGTTTTCATGTTTGCTCTCTTTAATAATCTCTTTTGGAAATTCAATGCCGATTTTAAATCTTTCGAAATTTCTCTTCGAGTATTCTTTTTTTAGTAATGAAAATAAATTGCTCTGAGGAGAACTCACTGAACCATCTCCCAAGTAGCTAATAAATAATGGACTTTTTCCTTGTTCCAATAAATCTATTGCGCCAATTAAACTATCTAGCCCACCGGAAAATAAAGATAGCCTGTCAAATTTAGGATTTTCCGGTTTATTTTTTATAGTTAGTAAAGCTTGAACTTTTTCCGGTCTTTTTCGAAAGTTAATGACCCATAGATCTCCAGTTAAGAAATTTAACATTTTTTCAATCGTCGTAATGGAGTTTCTCCACTTGGAGGGATTACTTACTGGAATTACTAATCTAATCTCTCTTGTCCAAGAATCTTGAGAATCTTTAATTCTGGAGATGTGAGTATCTGCTAAATTCACATGGGCAGCTAATATTAATAAGTCGAATCCAAGTTCGGATGGTTGTATTTTCAGATCATTTAATCTTTTTAATGTGGTTTCTAACCAAGGAGTAAATTTATCATTTTGCGTAATAAAATCTAAGTAATTGATAACTTCATCATTATCTTTCTCTAATTGGATGTTATCACTAATTCCAAATCTTCCGGCAATCAGATGTCGAATCATTCTTCTTTTCCTAATACTTCTAAGATATTAAATGCTTGTTGATAGACTTTATCTACAAAACTACGTGTTTTCTTTGCGGTTAGACCGTTTCCTTTTTTGAATTCTCGATTAATTGCATCTGCCACTGCTCCTTTAATAAAATCACGTAATTGGCTTTGGACCTTGACAATATCATCAACGTTGGTTGGTAATGATATTGATTTAGTTCCTACGTCATTGCAAATTCTTGCTTCAATTGTGTATGTGGCAAAAATTTCAAAGACGGTTCGGATTTGCTCTTCGGATAAGCTGTTTAAACTTCCAACGTTTTCCGATGCAAGGTCCGCGACGGTTTTAATATAAGCATCTCGAGTGATACCGATATCTACAGCTCCATCAGAGGGGCAGATATGATCTATCAGACCAATGAAAATATCGTCTATTGGCTTTCCTGCTAGATTTGGTAGTCCGATGGAGTCTAAGGCTGCTTCGATTCCGTTGGAGGACGTAGTTGAAAGGAAATTTAATAGATTTACGCTGGCGATTTTAGAAATAGCCATCCTCTTGGATGCGTTTTTTGAGCCACCTAAACTATGTGAAACATATCTAGAGATTGAACCCTTTAAACTTCGTTTGTCGGAACCGTTACTGCTCGCGTATTTTGAAAAAAGGGTGCGTGCTAATTGGAAACGGTTATTGTCTCCTTTTTCTGGAATATTCGGTCTTTTTGGAGATGGAGGGGATTCTTCTTGTTTTTTGCTTCGAGGAACTGTTTCTTTCTTATCTGAGGGGGTATCAACCCAAGAAGGTATTATTGGTGTATTTCCAGCGGTCCCTGAATTTGAGTTTGAAGTTCCCATCAATCAATCTCCTGTTTGATATGAAGCTAAAGTAGATTTTGCTGTTGTTTTAAGTATTGTACTTCCGTTTTTGCTCCATTGACTAAGTAAAACTTTGAATCTAGCAAGTTGCGTGTGATCGACGATAGCTTCTGACCAGCCTGAACAAACCCATGGACCTAATTTGTCGACCTGCAAGTTTTCGAGAAAATCTATTAGTACAGATTGGAGTTGTGGATGGTTTTTCACTAAAATTGCTAGACCCTCCGCTCCTTTCGGTAAAGTTTGGAGGTTATTCGAACCAACGATTCTCGTGATTAACAATTCAAAAACTTCGGAAGCCTCATTTGGATTCAATTCGTTTAATTTTAAACTGAAGCTTTGAATTATAAATTTCGATTCTAAGAGTTTCTCTGCAAGAGTGATTAAATGACCCAGAGCTGAATTGGTGCCGAAATAATCTTTTCTGTCCTTTGCAATAAAAAGATAGGGTCTAAGGTCTTTTTCTCCAATAAAAGGTTGTACTTTGGCCCATTCACGAATAGTGGCAGAATTTTTCCATTCAAGCAATTGCTGAGAATCGTTTTCCTTCGCAGTAATTTCTTCCGGAGTGTTCGTAATACCTTTTTTCTTTGGCCTAGATTTGTCGGAAGATTTGCTAAGATAGGATTCTAAATGATTTAGTTCCATACATTTTCCGTGTGCAGAGGACGCTGATAGATTGGCAATCTGGTCAAAAAAATTAGGCATGAATCTCTCTGCTAACATAAGCTTTGCTAGTATCGGTAATTCAATATCTGCGGCAAAACCCCGGGCATTTGCAGTTTTGTTTCTTAAGATCAAAGTGTTTAGAAATCTTTTAATTTGCCTAGGATTCCCTTTTGCCCCGCTTGAGAGTATTGGAGAGATTTGATCACTTAGAAAAAGAGCTGTGCTGAGCTAGTATTCACCTGACAGTCACCGAAAAACCGGTGGCCCCAGCCTCTTCTGAAAGAAAAATGATTTTAACGACAAAATTATTTACATCAGGAGAAACCGATGACCACCAACACCAATGCAACAGTTAAGGCAACTAGACGAAAGCTAAATTTATTAGAGCTTGCAAATGAATTAGAAAATGTAAGCAAAGCCTGCAAGATCATGGGATATTCCCGTCAACAGTTCTACGAAATACGAAGGAACTTCCAAACCTATGGAGCTGAAGGTCTCTTAGATAGAATCCCGGGAGCCAATGGGCCTCACCCTAACCGAGTCAGTGAAGAAATCGAAAATGAAGTCTTAGAGTATTCTTTACATCATCCGACTCATGGATGCCTAAAGGTCGCTCAACAACTTAGTCTTAAAGGAGTTAAGGTAAGTTCGGGTGGTGTAAGAGGAGTTTGGACAAGAAATAAACTCGTAACTAAACACCAACGGCTTCTAAGACTCGAAGAGCATCATAAAGATAAGATCATACCTCTAAGCGAAAACCAGATACGCCTCCTTGAAAAATTCGATCCCGAATACAGAGAAAGGCACATACAAGCAGATTCTACAGGAGAATTGGTATCTATGGATACTTTCATGGTCGGGTCATTAAAAGGTGTAGGAAGAGTCTATCTACAAACCGTAATCGATTGTCATAGCCGATTTGCTTGGGGAAGGCTCTTTAATAACAAAATACCCGTCACTGCCGTACAGACTTTGAACAACGACGTTCTTCCTTTCTTTGAAGAACATAACATTAAAGTCCAAACCGTTCTAACCGATAATGGTCGTGAGTATTGTGGAAGAGAAGACCAACATCCTTTCGAATTATTTCTTCAGTTAGAAGACATCGAACATCGGACCACTAAAGTTCGCAGGCCTCAAAGCAACGGATACGTGGAACGTCTTCACAGAACTTTACTTGATGAGCACTTCAGGATCGCCGGTAGAACTAAATTTTATGAGTCGATCGAAGAGATGCAGATCGATCTGCATCTCTTCTTTGAAGAATACAATTACAAGAGGGCGCACCAAGGTAGAAACATGAACGGAAGAACTCCTTTTCAAGTCTTCATTGAGGGCATTAAGACAGAAGAATCGGAGGTCCACCAAGCAGAAAATTAGAACAAGCGTTCAGAAGAAGTGTCAGGTGAATACTAACATTGTACAAAAGAGCGGATTGTATTCTAGTATATTTATCTTTAAGGATTTGTTGAATTTCAGTAGTTTCTAATGATCCAGCTATCCACGGTCTAATAAGCTTTTCGCGGGCATATTTCACCAGTGCCTTAAATTCGGTAGAGTTATCGCCGATTTCAGCCCCAATTAGCAATAGTTTAACGTACGTCTTTGTTTCAGGTTCTCCAAGTGCTGGTATTCGAAAAGGGATTTGGATGAGCTTCTCAAGGTATTTACGCGCGTAAGTTTGAGAGGTTGAACTTTCTGGCAGATCTGGGAAATGTTTTCGAACTGCATATTCGATCATTGCTTCATCGGCAGCAACTATAAATGCGGTTTTACGAGTAAAGAGGAATAGCCTAATTGCTTCTAATATTTCAATTGCCGTTTCAGGAAGGCAACGATCTAAATCATCAATAAGAACAACAAGTTGTCGGACTTCGGCTTTATCCAAAAGTTCGTCGAATTTTTTCTGAAATTCTGAATACTCTTTAATTAAATTTTTACCTTCGGCGATCGGCAATTGTTCCATTTTACTTAGCTCATTGCCGGCCTGTTCAAGAATTGTATTTTGGGGATTATTTATAAAGTTTTGAATTCCTTGCTTGATAGAATTCATTTGCTCAAAGGTTGGTAGTCCAGTATAGGCTGAGAAGGCTAATCCACCGGCTTTTTTTGCAATTTTTAGCCAATTAATCTTTTGAAAAATTTCCTTAACTAGATCTCCAGCTTTTGTCATAAGGGAGCGCTTTTCGATTAAATCAGAAACTATGCCTTCGATTAACGCAATTTTTGCATCCTCAAATCCTTGAAATCTCCAACCATTAAATTTAATACATATGATATCTTCTGTATCTGTCAGATATGAATCGATCATTTCCAAAATACTTGATTTACCTGCACCCCAATCTCCATGAATACCGATCGTAACTGGCTGTTCCGTTCTCTCACTTATTAGATCAATAATAGTTTTGGCAATGGCTTCATTATTTAGTAAATCTATATCTGTTTCACTGTCGGATAAAATCACTTGCTTGTTTTACCTGTTAATAATTTCTAATATGCCGCCGTCAGCATATTTTATTTTATGCGTTTGGTTCGATGGAAGAGGAGTTTGGTTTTGTTCACAATTTTTAATTATGAATGTTCCGAATTAGAAGCAATTAAACCGCTCGCAATTACTATCCCAATGAATGTCCAATTTCGTATATCAGGTGATGACGCTTCTCCATTTGCTGCCCAGTTCGTAAAGTGTTGGCAGTTATAGGAAAAAAGACTGTATGATTTACCTAATTGAGAAATGGCTCGTTGAACAGTTAGGTTAGGGTGCAGGTTCGAACGAGTGACTTTGATTTCCTGACCTGATGCGAAGGCGTGCAGAGTCGTCCATCGGACGCCAGAAGGATTATCATTTTCGATTAGCCAAACGATTCCTTGGGAATCCTTACCAACAATAATAGCGGTGTGAGTAAAAAGGCCATTTTTTGTTCGGCTGGCGATAAAGCCAGATAGGTCTATTTGATGTAGGTTTGTGCCACTTAGATATCTCATTTTTGCCTCAATTTCCAACCTGAGTATAGCATTTTCCTTTAGAAATGGAAGCTAAAAAAGTAAAATACTTGACTTTTTAGTAAAAAAATGCGTAATGCTTTAGATATGAAGACCTTTCGAGATACCATTTTTGAACAAATTCCAGAAGGAATGAAAGAGCAGTTAGCTAATATTCCTTTTCGAGCAAAGAGGATTCTTGATGCGGTTAGCAAGTCGCATATACTGTTTCAAAATGAAATCGCAAAGGACATATACCCGTATATAAGAAGAATCGCAGTAGATTTTTGTTTATACCTCTTGGCTAAAGAGGATGCAAGTTTTCGATCTAGTATCCAGCTAAATAAAAGTGGAAATTCTCGACACGTTGAGTTGACTTTTGGTCTCAATCTTTTGACTGCAAGTCATGTGAAGAGCAGAAATGATTTACCGAGAGAAGCTATCTTTAGAACGGAGCTGATTGAGCAAAATCCAATGCTTCCCTTTGAGGATGTTGCTTCCCAAGAAGAGCGTTTAGATCACCAGTATATGATTTTAACATACGGCGGGGAAAATTTTCTTTCAGTAGATTTTGTAAATTTAAAATTTCCCCTTAAGGAGGGAGGTCATATTACTTTTGATTTAATGCCTTTCGCCAAACTTGTTGTAGGTGAAGAAGTTGTACCTTCTGAAAATACCGACCAAGAAATTGCAATTGAGTTGAAAAACTTTATAGAACAACATAAGCTAGCAGAATGAAAGGCAAATTCTTAGGTTTCCGATTAAAGGAAGCTCGGGAAATTAGAGAACTTACTCTATCAAGTCTTGCGGGTTTGATTGGTGTAACTAAGCAGGCAGTTTCTCAATATGAGGCAGGAGTTGCCCAGCCGAGTCCTGAAAAAATTATACGTTTGCTTCAGATACTACGTCTCCCTTCTCAGTTTTTTACGAAGGAACGTTCTTTCTTAATTGATGAAGTCGGCGTTCCAAACTTTCGAAAGTTTGCTGCAGCATCAAAGTACGCCCGTGAAGAAGTTAAAACTAAATCGTATTGGTTGGCTGATTCAGTTCGAACTTTAAAAAATTACGTTAATTTTCCAAAGCTAAATTTACCTACCTTTGATCTTCCGGCTGACTTTCGTGATTTAGATGATGAAATCGAGGAGTATGCTTTAGAGTTAAGGAAATTTTGGAACTTAGGTTTGGGACCTATAAGTAATATGGTTCGCCTATTGGAGAATAATGGGATATTTGTTTCCAGGTTTGCCTTTGATGATCGAGTAGATGCTTTTTCCATTCGAATAGGAGAAGACGCTTACGTGATATTGGGCAATTCAGGTACTACCTGTGTCAGGTCTCGTTTAGATGCTGCTCACGAATTGGCTCATTTAGTTCTTCATAGAAACATAACGGAAGATGACCAAAAAGATCCTAAAAACCATAAGAAAATTGAAACGCAGGCTTTCCGATTTGGAGCAGCCTTTTTAATGCCTATGCAAACTTTTTCGAGGGAATTGCTTAGCATCAATAACGAATTTTTAGTGCATTTGAAAGAAAGGTGGAAAGTTTCTAAGCAAGCAATGATGATGAGAGCTCGGGATTTGGGACTCCTTTCTGATTCACAATTAAAATATTTTTATCGTTTAAATTCTGCTAAGCGAACAAAGGAAGAGCTAGATGACTTGCTACCGTTAGAAGAACCTCTGCTATTGAAAAGAACTATGGAGTTGTTAGTTGCGAATGCAGGAATGAGTAAAAGAGATTTACTTGATCTGCTTGCATTTGATGAAGGAACGGTTATCGAATTATTTGGTCTAAATGAAGATTTCTTTGAGCAAGAAGAAGATAATGTAATCGATATCACTGTAAAGAGGCCGTTATAGGAGATCATTGCTTTCTATTCTTCTTTTAATTGCGAATTCGCACTTCTGAAATGCCTTATACCATTCTGATTCCCCGATACCATAAATCGCCTTCTTACAATGTCTAAAACAAAGGTCCCATCGCGAATAGCTTCGAACTAAATCCGGAAATTCTGTTCTCATCATTCTTAGATAATTCCGGTGCGCAGCAATTGGCCATCGGATAGCTTTGATGTTGCGATTAGCATTTCTAAAACCTGTCTTAAAAAGATTTAGCTTTGTAGTCTCGAAATGAACTAATCTCAAGAAAGTTTTGCTAATCGGATCGTAGTCTTCCTGATACTTGGCAATACGATTCAGTATCGAAATTACATACTCTTCTTTACCTGGTTCCTTTGTTTTTTGAAAGTATCTTTGAAGACTGAATTTCGTTTCTATACATCTGTATTTCCAATTTGGATTCAAGTGTAGGCTCGAAAGGGGTTTCCTTCTGGATAAATACGTATGAAAGTTTTGCTTGGAGCGAGCAGAACATTTTGCCCAAGAGGTCCACTTAGGTGATATATTCGGTTCTTTAAGGAAAAGGAGAAATTTCTTATTCGTATTATCTGAAATCGTTTTCGCCAACCAAGCTGGAAAACCGGTCTCATCGCTTTTTCGTTTTAGAAAGTCGATAGCCAAATTTACTTCCTCTAAATGAAATAATGTCTGCTGCTAATTGAATGATTTCGTCTTCGGTATAATATCGTTTTAGTTTTGATAGAGGCTCTACAATAAGGCAGACGTTTTTAAACTCGTGACTTCCTCCTTTTCGAAGGGGTAGTATATGCTCCGCATTGGTATTTTCCGGCGTAAGTTCTCTTCCTGTTAACCGACAACGTTTGTTTTGTGTGTCTAATATCCTATAGAAATCCTTGGCATTGAATTTATATTCATTTGCCATTTTCCTCCTTCGGTTTGGGATTTATTCCAATTTTCTTTCTGAATTTTGTATATAATAGAAACGGCAGTTCGTTTACTTTCGGTTTGATATAGAAGTCGATTGTCCGGTCATACCATGCTTGTCCTTTTCGCCTTCTTTCGATCAATTTCAGTTTGATCCATTTATTTAGGATGTGGTTTGCTGTTACCTTTCGTATGCGTAATGAAGAACATATTTCGGAAACAGAGATTCGAGAGCCTTTATCGCTCCTTTCGGTCGCTAAGATCCAGATTTTACTGGCGAGCATCTGATGTTTTAATTCTCGTTTTCTTTGAGGATAGTTGCCTCTTTTCTCATTCCAGAATTTGTTATGAGCAACCATTTCCTTAGACAATTTTACTTTTGCCTTTTCGATTTCTGATAGTGGATTTAATAAAGCATGACCGGATTCTAAGATCGTTTCTTCATGGAATGATTCGTTTGATTCCGAATAGCGTAACTTATCGATCGAAGGTTGTAGGGATTTGTTGTGCGCGCGCGAGGTTTTTGGGAGTCCAT
Coding sequences within it:
- a CDS encoding matrixin family metalloprotease, with the protein product MKKIHIITLILILLPMSVILAYATIGAKWSPYGPVGPINGSVALGQATYGYDNSFRANIGSSANSIVEQAVAAWNGKSNFVYVTPASLDPFGGAGDPPGVPIRFDPTKKIVQYLPYGTIGVTYQTTNGGRMIAAPVFIFGVFSDGSLNSSMYTDPNYLRSVLTHELGHATGLGHSNDPSAVMYPYINFPPIYIPSTDDINGIRAIYGYNPPPLSPEEAIDQFCSAIGLGSNDLLCLFVICYFAGFCR
- the qatD gene encoding Qat anti-phage system TatD family nuclease QatD, which gives rise to MESEFVDFHCHLDLFKDFELLIKQTEEAKIHTLTVTTTPRAWPKNRDLTKNLKYVKAALGLHPQIISERSQEIEIWNEFQKETRFIGEIGLDRGPMHLYSIELQKVVFKKILTTCAKSGDKILSLHSLQASQLLLEMLEEYFPYRKGKTILHWFTGNKNQVEKAVRLNCFFSINRQMLNTKSGTSLARIVPSDRILTETDGPFIYRGNTPYRPWEVEDAVKKLSQLRDIEFSDLKMTIRRNLDTLLR
- the qatC gene encoding Qat anti-phage system QueC-like protein QatC, producing the protein MIRHLIAGRFGISDNIQLEKDNDEVINYLDFITQNDKFTPWLETTLKRLNDLKIQPSELGFDLLILAAHVNLADTHISRIKDSQDSWTREIRLVIPVSNPSKWRNSITTIEKMLNFLTGDLWVINFRKRPEKVQALLTIKNKPENPKFDRLSLFSGGLDSLIGAIDLLEQGKSPLFISYLGDGSVSSPQSNLFSLLKKEYSKRNFERFKIGIEFPKEIIKESKHENTSRGRSFHFIAIAVLAGTAFSNGFILNIPENGFIALNVPLDNLRLGSLSTRTTHPYYLFLWNKLLSELQINGLLENPYWRRTKGNMIRECSNINFLKKSYVKSMSCAAPTKLRWFGFTTQHCGYCLPCIIRKASLNFGLGKGIDKTKYWKKNLKQLVSENNITTMQQIRSFQYAINVTNKNPKIAKYLIHLPGPLPSFKEEDFKSLVDVYRNGLKEIEILL
- the qatB gene encoding Qat anti-phage system associated protein QatB → MGTSNSNSGTAGNTPIIPSWVDTPSDKKETVPRSKKQEESPPSPKRPNIPEKGDNNRFQLARTLFSKYASSNGSDKRSLKGSISRYVSHSLGGSKNASKRMAISKIASVNLLNFLSTTSSNGIEAALDSIGLPNLAGKPIDDIFIGLIDHICPSDGAVDIGITRDAYIKTVADLASENVGSLNSLSEEQIRTVFEIFATYTIEARICNDVGTKSISLPTNVDDIVKVQSQLRDFIKGAVADAINREFKKGNGLTAKKTRSFVDKVYQQAFNILEVLGKEE
- a CDS encoding IS481 family transposase, yielding MTTNTNATVKATRRKLNLLELANELENVSKACKIMGYSRQQFYEIRRNFQTYGAEGLLDRIPGANGPHPNRVSEEIENEVLEYSLHHPTHGCLKVAQQLSLKGVKVSSGGVRGVWTRNKLVTKHQRLLRLEEHHKDKIIPLSENQIRLLEKFDPEYRERHIQADSTGELVSMDTFMVGSLKGVGRVYLQTVIDCHSRFAWGRLFNNKIPVTAVQTLNNDVLPFFEEHNIKVQTVLTDNGREYCGREDQHPFELFLQLEDIEHRTTKVRRPQSNGYVERLHRTLLDEHFRIAGRTKFYESIEEMQIDLHLFFEEYNYKRAHQGRNMNGRTPFQVFIEGIKTEESEVHQAEN
- a CDS encoding KAP family P-loop domain protein; protein product: MILSDSETDIDLLNNEAIAKTIIDLISERTEQPVTIGIHGDWGAGKSSILEMIDSYLTDTEDIICIKFNGWRFQGFEDAKIALIEGIVSDLIEKRSLMTKAGDLVKEIFQKINWLKIAKKAGGLAFSAYTGLPTFEQMNSIKQGIQNFINNPQNTILEQAGNELSKMEQLPIAEGKNLIKEYSEFQKKFDELLDKAEVRQLVVLIDDLDRCLPETAIEILEAIRLFLFTRKTAFIVAADEAMIEYAVRKHFPDLPESSTSQTYARKYLEKLIQIPFRIPALGEPETKTYVKLLLIGAEIGDNSTEFKALVKYAREKLIRPWIAGSLETTEIQQILKDKYTRIQSALLYNVSIHLTLLLNACSNFLLGGPPILLS
- a CDS encoding lecithin retinol acyltransferase family protein; this translates as MEIEAKMRYLSGTNLHQIDLSGFIASRTKNGLFTHTAIIVGKDSQGIVWLIENDNPSGVRWTTLHAFASGQEIKVTRSNLHPNLTVQRAISQLGKSYSLFSYNCQHFTNWAANGEASSPDIRNWTFIGIVIASGLIASNSEHS
- a CDS encoding helix-turn-helix domain-containing protein, giving the protein MKGKFLGFRLKEAREIRELTLSSLAGLIGVTKQAVSQYEAGVAQPSPEKIIRLLQILRLPSQFFTKERSFLIDEVGVPNFRKFAAASKYAREEVKTKSYWLADSVRTLKNYVNFPKLNLPTFDLPADFRDLDDEIEEYALELRKFWNLGLGPISNMVRLLENNGIFVSRFAFDDRVDAFSIRIGEDAYVILGNSGTTCVRSRLDAAHELAHLVLHRNITEDDQKDPKNHKKIETQAFRFGAAFLMPMQTFSRELLSINNEFLVHLKERWKVSKQAMMMRARDLGLLSDSQLKYFYRLNSAKRTKEELDDLLPLEEPLLLKRTMELLVANAGMSKRDLLDLLAFDEGTVIELFGLNEDFFEQEEDNVIDITVKRPL
- a CDS encoding HNH endonuclease, which translates into the protein MANEYKFNAKDFYRILDTQNKRCRLTGRELTPENTNAEHILPLRKGGSHEFKNVCLIVEPLSKLKRYYTEDEIIQLAADIISFRGSKFGYRLSKTKKR